Proteins encoded by one window of Yersinia massiliensis:
- the dagF gene encoding 2-dehydro-3-deoxy-phosphogluconate aldolase, with the protein MKLTPNYYRDRVCLNVLAGSKENAREIYQAAEGHVLVGVLSKNYPDVDSAIKDMREYAALIDNALSVGLGAGDPKQSTMVSQISQQVQPQHVNQVFTGVGPSRALLGQQDTVVNGLISPTGKVGYVKISTGPLSSQQKDAIVPVTTAIAMLRDMGGSSIKFFPMNGLDSIEEYRFVAEACAATGFWLEPTGGIDLENFEQIVQIALDAGVTKIIPHIYSSIIDSKTGHTRPEDVKTLLDIVKKIVV; encoded by the coding sequence ATGAAATTGACCCCAAATTATTACCGTGATCGGGTGTGCCTGAATGTGCTGGCCGGTTCAAAAGAGAATGCGCGTGAGATCTATCAGGCGGCCGAAGGCCATGTGCTGGTGGGCGTATTATCGAAAAATTATCCCGATGTCGACAGTGCCATCAAAGACATGCGTGAATACGCCGCACTTATCGATAATGCCTTGTCTGTCGGGCTGGGGGCGGGCGATCCTAAGCAATCGACCATGGTCAGCCAAATATCACAGCAGGTTCAACCGCAGCATGTGAATCAGGTCTTTACCGGTGTCGGCCCAAGCCGCGCGTTGTTGGGGCAACAGGATACCGTGGTGAACGGCCTGATTTCGCCAACCGGCAAAGTGGGCTATGTGAAGATTTCTACTGGCCCGCTCAGCTCGCAGCAAAAGGACGCGATTGTTCCCGTGACGACTGCCATTGCCATGTTGCGTGATATGGGCGGCAGCTCCATCAAATTCTTCCCGATGAACGGATTGGATTCTATCGAGGAATACCGTTTTGTGGCTGAAGCTTGTGCGGCGACCGGTTTCTGGTTGGAACCGACGGGCGGTATCGATCTGGAGAACTTCGAACAAATCGTGCAAATTGCACTGGATGCCGGTGTGACGAAAATCATCCCGCACATCTACAGCTCGATCATCGACAGTAAAACGGGTCATACTCGTCCAGAAGATGTGAAAACCTTATTGGATATCGTGAAGAAAATTGTGGTCTAA
- the mgtA gene encoding magnesium-translocating P-type ATPase, which yields MHVKNFTRQLLNTLSRSLPRRLIRRETMLEGLPQGSTAKDLPAALTQQRLLCANETPQQLYQRFQSHPEGLTEQEAEAIRLNVGHNVIENQQTTRWWVHLWHCYRNPFNLLLTILALISYATEDLTAALVIGAMVLISTLMHFIQEARSSRAADALKAMVSNTATVIRSDAHTGKSEHYELPIAQLVPGDIIKLSAGDMIPADLRILVAKDLFISQAALTGESLPVEKVAQCRECDEQNPLERDTLCFMGTNVVSGSALAIVVGTGNQTYFGLLAERVTHQDEQPNAFQSGISKVSWLLIRFMLVMTPIVLLINGFTKGDWWEAALFALSVAVGLTPEMLPMIVTSTLAKGAVKLSKQKVIVKRLDAIQNFGAMDILCTDKTGTLTQDKIVLESHTDVFGANCERVLRYAWLNSYHQTGLKNLLDVAVLSSMSEPATESQATATLAGYRKIDEIPFDFERRRMSVVVSDKSDYHELICKGALEEMLSICRHVRQGDDVIPLTDALLTRIRRITDEQNQQGLRVVAVATRVLPAYQRDYAVIDEYDLILEGYIAFLDPPKESTAPALLALKKNGVNVKILTGDNELVARKVCKDVGLSVERVLRGNDIEQMTEAELTEATRTTTVFAKLTPMHKERIVQNLREAGHVVGFMGDGINDAPALRAADIGISVDSAVDIAKEAADIILLEKSLMVLEQGVIEGRRTFANMLKYIKMTASSNFGNVFSVLIASAFLPFLPMLPLHLLIQNLLYDISQIAIPFDNVDEEQLAKPQRWNAGDLGRFMVFFGPISSIFDVLTFSLMWWVFKANTPEMQTLFQSGWFVEGLLSQTLIVHMIRTRKIPFIQSRASWPLCLMTLAVVAIGIGLTFSPLAGFLQLQALPLSYFPWLIVILLGYMVTTQLVKGWFVRRYGWQ from the coding sequence ATGCACGTTAAAAATTTCACTCGGCAGTTGCTCAATACCTTGAGCCGTAGCCTGCCCCGCCGCCTGATCCGTCGGGAAACCATGCTAGAAGGTTTGCCACAGGGAAGTACGGCCAAAGATCTGCCCGCCGCATTAACGCAGCAGCGTTTGCTGTGCGCCAATGAAACGCCACAGCAGCTCTATCAGCGTTTTCAGAGCCATCCCGAAGGGTTGACCGAGCAGGAAGCCGAGGCGATTCGCCTCAATGTTGGCCACAATGTGATTGAAAATCAGCAAACTACCCGCTGGTGGGTTCACCTATGGCACTGCTATCGCAACCCCTTTAACTTGTTGCTCACCATTCTGGCGCTGATCTCCTATGCCACCGAAGACCTGACCGCCGCACTGGTGATTGGGGCCATGGTGCTGATCTCCACCCTGATGCATTTTATTCAGGAAGCCCGTTCAAGCCGTGCAGCGGATGCGTTAAAGGCGATGGTCAGCAATACCGCTACCGTGATCCGCAGCGATGCCCATACGGGGAAAAGTGAGCACTACGAGCTGCCTATCGCTCAACTCGTCCCTGGTGACATCATTAAGCTATCCGCCGGCGACATGATCCCCGCAGATTTGCGCATTTTAGTGGCAAAAGACCTGTTTATCAGCCAAGCCGCCTTGACCGGTGAATCGCTGCCGGTTGAGAAAGTGGCGCAATGCCGTGAGTGTGACGAGCAAAATCCTCTGGAACGCGATACTTTGTGTTTTATGGGCACAAATGTGGTCAGCGGTTCCGCATTAGCCATTGTGGTTGGCACCGGCAATCAGACCTATTTTGGCCTGCTGGCTGAACGGGTGACTCATCAAGATGAACAGCCCAATGCCTTCCAAAGTGGTATCAGTAAAGTCAGTTGGTTGCTGATCCGCTTTATGCTGGTGATGACGCCCATTGTGCTGCTGATCAATGGCTTTACTAAGGGTGATTGGTGGGAAGCGGCACTGTTCGCACTCTCCGTTGCAGTAGGTTTAACCCCAGAAATGTTGCCGATGATCGTCACCTCGACGCTGGCAAAAGGGGCGGTAAAGCTGTCGAAGCAGAAAGTGATCGTCAAACGACTGGATGCCATTCAGAACTTTGGCGCGATGGACATTCTGTGTACCGATAAAACGGGCACACTTACCCAAGATAAAATCGTGCTGGAAAGCCATACCGATGTGTTCGGTGCTAATTGTGAGCGAGTGCTGCGTTACGCTTGGCTGAACAGCTACCACCAGACTGGGCTGAAAAATTTGCTGGATGTCGCCGTACTGTCCTCGATGTCGGAGCCCGCCACTGAATCTCAAGCCACCGCCACGCTCGCGGGTTACCGTAAAATCGATGAGATCCCCTTTGATTTTGAACGCCGCCGCATGTCAGTCGTCGTCAGCGATAAGTCGGATTATCACGAGCTGATTTGTAAGGGCGCGCTCGAAGAAATGCTCTCGATCTGCCGCCATGTCCGCCAAGGGGATGACGTTATTCCTCTGACCGACGCGTTGCTGACGCGTATTCGCCGCATTACCGATGAGCAGAACCAGCAAGGGCTGCGGGTGGTTGCCGTCGCCACACGCGTTTTGCCTGCCTATCAGCGGGATTACGCGGTTATCGATGAATACGACCTGATTTTAGAAGGATATATTGCCTTCCTCGATCCACCGAAAGAGAGCACAGCACCGGCGTTATTAGCGCTGAAAAAAAATGGCGTTAATGTCAAAATTCTGACCGGTGACAATGAGTTAGTGGCACGTAAAGTCTGTAAAGATGTCGGATTATCTGTCGAGCGGGTGTTACGTGGCAATGATATTGAGCAGATGACAGAAGCAGAGCTGACTGAAGCCACTCGCACCACCACTGTCTTCGCCAAACTCACGCCAATGCACAAAGAGCGTATCGTACAAAACCTGCGGGAAGCGGGCCATGTGGTCGGTTTTATGGGCGATGGCATCAACGATGCGCCCGCACTGCGGGCGGCAGACATCGGGATATCTGTAGATTCAGCCGTGGATATCGCCAAAGAAGCTGCCGATATCATTTTGCTGGAAAAGAGCTTGATGGTTCTAGAGCAAGGAGTCATTGAGGGGCGTCGTACTTTCGCCAACATGTTGAAATACATTAAAATGACCGCCAGTTCTAACTTTGGTAACGTTTTTAGCGTGTTGATTGCCAGCGCATTTTTACCCTTCCTGCCGATGCTTCCCTTGCATCTGCTGATTCAAAACCTGCTGTACGATATCTCACAGATTGCCATTCCCTTCGATAATGTCGATGAAGAGCAATTGGCGAAGCCACAGCGTTGGAACGCCGGTGATTTAGGGCGCTTTATGGTGTTCTTTGGGCCGATCAGTTCCATTTTTGACGTTTTGACCTTCAGTTTGATGTGGTGGGTATTTAAGGCGAATACGCCGGAGATGCAGACACTGTTCCAATCCGGTTGGTTTGTTGAGGGGTTGCTGTCCCAGACATTGATTGTGCATATGATTCGTACTCGTAAGATTCCATTTATCCAAAGCCGCGCCTCTTGGCCGCTGTGTTTGATGACACTGGCGGTAGTCGCCATCGGTATTGGGTTGACCTTCTCTCCGTTGGCGGGATTCTTGCAATTACAGGCGCTGCCATTGTCTTACTTCCCATGGCTGATTGTGATTTTGCTGGGTTATATGGTGACGACGCAGTTGGTGAAAGGGTGGTTTGTGAGGAGATATGGGTGGCAGTAA
- a CDS encoding BglG family transcription antiterminator, whose translation MRFPYQRLAYMFDALQSETLPQDELAKRFAVSTRTVRADITALNEVLEHYGAHFVHNRGFGYRLMIDDAERFRALQPQNRKTHLTPRTAHERVHYLLIRFLTSAFSLKLEDLADEWFVSRGTLQNDMAEVRERLNRYHLTIETKPRYGMKLFGTELSIRTCLTDLLFQLQLQDADNPLLKNEFLSIQAIPDLTEQLHELLDQYAVRLTDEGEQYLIFYCAVAIKRITDGYPLSDFDAEDVDEAVKLASARLASELKLLSGKDISAAEEAYLRVNIAARRVQASQPSTSRPSEINADDEETLVDYILSYINAHYNYNLQGDKQLRSDLLTHIKTMITRVKYQITIPNPLLSNIKQHYPMAYDVTLAAVSSWGKYTPYSLSENEIGYLVLHIGVGLERHYNIGYQRHPQVMLVCDTGNSTTRMIQAQISRKYPQIVMTQTISLRDYEVLDHIDEDFIISNSRLAEKNKPVVVMSPFPTEYQLEQLGKLVLVDRTRPYMLEKFFDSNHFMIIDEPMTQAQLFEKVCGELEAEGFVDADFYPSVVEREAIVSTMLGEGIALPHSLGLLAKKTVVVTMLAPNGIAWGDGEVAYVIFLLAISKTDYEEAMAIYDLFVTFVRERSMSRLLSSQHFDSFKAIAIDCLSRI comes from the coding sequence GTGAGATTTCCCTATCAACGTCTGGCCTATATGTTCGATGCATTGCAATCGGAAACGCTACCTCAAGATGAGTTGGCGAAGCGTTTTGCAGTCTCGACGCGGACTGTACGGGCAGATATTACGGCGTTGAATGAAGTTCTTGAGCATTATGGCGCACACTTTGTGCATAACCGTGGTTTTGGTTATCGGTTAATGATCGATGATGCTGAACGCTTTCGGGCGCTCCAACCGCAAAATCGTAAAACCCATTTGACCCCACGTACTGCCCATGAACGAGTGCATTATCTGTTAATCCGTTTTCTGACCTCCGCCTTTTCATTGAAGCTCGAAGATTTAGCCGATGAATGGTTTGTCAGCCGTGGCACGCTGCAAAATGATATGGCTGAGGTGAGAGAAAGGCTAAATCGCTATCATCTGACGATTGAAACCAAACCTCGTTATGGCATGAAGTTGTTCGGGACGGAATTATCTATCCGTACCTGTCTCACTGATCTTTTATTCCAATTACAACTGCAAGATGCCGATAACCCATTATTAAAAAACGAATTTCTCAGTATTCAGGCTATTCCTGATTTAACTGAACAGCTCCATGAGCTGTTGGATCAATATGCGGTGCGGTTAACCGATGAAGGTGAGCAATACTTGATTTTCTACTGTGCGGTAGCTATCAAACGCATCACCGACGGTTACCCATTATCCGATTTTGACGCTGAAGATGTCGATGAGGCGGTGAAACTGGCTTCAGCTCGCTTGGCGAGTGAGCTTAAATTACTGTCTGGTAAAGATATTTCAGCGGCTGAAGAAGCTTACCTACGGGTGAATATTGCGGCGCGTCGAGTGCAAGCCAGCCAGCCCAGTACCAGCCGCCCGAGTGAAATCAATGCCGACGATGAAGAGACGCTGGTGGATTACATCCTCTCTTACATTAACGCGCACTATAACTACAATTTGCAGGGCGATAAGCAGCTACGCAGTGATTTGCTCACCCATATCAAAACCATGATTACGAGGGTGAAGTATCAGATAACCATTCCTAATCCATTGTTATCCAACATCAAACAGCACTACCCGATGGCCTATGATGTGACACTGGCGGCGGTATCCAGTTGGGGGAAATACACCCCTTACAGCTTGAGCGAGAATGAAATTGGCTATCTGGTACTGCATATTGGGGTAGGGCTAGAGCGTCACTACAATATTGGATATCAGCGCCACCCGCAGGTGATGCTGGTGTGTGATACCGGCAACTCGACCACGCGAATGATTCAGGCCCAGATTTCCCGTAAGTATCCGCAAATTGTGATGACACAGACTATTTCTCTGCGTGATTATGAAGTTCTCGACCATATCGACGAAGATTTCATTATTTCTAATTCGCGATTAGCGGAAAAGAACAAGCCGGTGGTGGTGATGTCACCGTTCCCGACGGAGTATCAGTTAGAGCAGTTAGGCAAATTGGTTTTAGTGGATCGCACTCGGCCATACATGCTGGAGAAGTTTTTCGACAGCAATCATTTTATGATTATCGACGAGCCGATGACGCAGGCGCAGTTATTTGAAAAAGTCTGCGGCGAGTTAGAAGCTGAAGGTTTCGTTGATGCTGATTTTTACCCGTCAGTGGTTGAGCGGGAAGCGATTGTCTCGACCATGCTAGGCGAGGGGATCGCGCTACCCCATTCGTTGGGTTTATTGGCGAAGAAAACCGTGGTCGTCACCATGTTAGCCCCCAATGGGATTGCTTGGGGTGATGGTGAAGTGGCTTACGTTATTTTCTTGCTGGCTATCAGCAAGACTGATTATGAAGAAGCAATGGCGATTTACGATTTGTTCGTGACCTTTGTGCGGGAGCGGTCGATGAGTCGTTTATTGAGTAGTCAGCATTTTGATAGTTTTAAGGCTATTGCGATTGATTGTTTGAGTCGCATTTAG
- the treR gene encoding trehalose operon repressor TreR, which translates to MQNRLTIKDIARMSGVGKSTVSRVLNNEGSVSPQTRERVEAVIRQQGFTPSKSARAMRGQSDKVVGIIVSRLDSPSENQAVRTMLPLFYQQGYDPILMESQFDPALVSEHLHVLQQRHVDGVILFGFTGLTAEMLSPWQEKMVVLAREYAGYSSVCYDDEGAVRLLMDKLRHAGHRHISYIGVQPSDATTGMRRHQSYLDYSQQHGLIPTVALGELSYQSGFQLAPQVIKPDTSALVCASDTIAMGVSKYLQQQSLQHIQVCGIGNTPLLHFLFPNTLSVELGYGTAGTKAAQQLLGQLSHQQPIQQIIIPGQLA; encoded by the coding sequence ATGCAAAACCGTTTGACCATTAAGGACATTGCCCGCATGAGTGGAGTTGGAAAATCCACGGTTTCACGGGTATTGAATAACGAAGGCAGTGTCAGCCCACAGACGCGTGAGCGGGTTGAAGCTGTGATTCGCCAGCAAGGTTTTACGCCATCAAAATCAGCCCGAGCGATGCGAGGGCAGAGTGATAAAGTGGTGGGGATTATTGTCTCCCGTTTAGATTCACCGTCTGAAAATCAGGCGGTGCGCACCATGCTGCCACTGTTCTATCAGCAAGGGTATGACCCTATTTTGATGGAAAGCCAGTTCGATCCCGCATTGGTCAGCGAGCATCTGCATGTGCTGCAACAACGTCATGTGGATGGGGTGATCCTGTTTGGTTTCACGGGGCTAACTGCAGAGATGCTCTCACCGTGGCAGGAAAAAATGGTGGTATTGGCGCGGGAATACGCGGGTTACTCTTCGGTTTGCTATGACGACGAAGGCGCAGTGCGCCTGTTGATGGATAAGCTACGTCACGCTGGGCATCGTCATATCAGCTATATCGGCGTACAACCTTCGGATGCCACCACCGGTATGCGGCGCCATCAATCTTATCTCGATTACAGCCAGCAGCATGGCTTGATACCCACGGTCGCACTGGGGGAGTTGAGCTACCAGAGTGGCTTCCAACTGGCTCCACAGGTGATAAAACCAGATACGTCGGCGCTAGTGTGTGCGTCAGATACCATCGCCATGGGCGTGAGTAAGTATTTACAGCAACAGAGCCTGCAACATATTCAGGTCTGTGGCATCGGCAACACGCCACTACTGCACTTTCTGTTCCCCAATACGCTGTCAGTTGAGCTGGGGTACGGCACTGCTGGCACCAAAGCGGCACAACAACTGCTCGGCCAACTGAGTCATCAGCAGCCCATTCAACAGATTATTATTCCCGGTCAACTAGCCTGA
- the treB gene encoding PTS trehalose transporter subunit IIBC encodes MSKVKQQDIDQLIVLVGGRENIATVSHCITRLRFVLNDPSKASPKEIENLSMVKGCFTNAGQFQVVIGPEVDDYYQALIAKIGQNEADKEQTKLAARQNMTWFERGISHFAEIFFPLLPALISGGLILGFRNVIGDIPMTDGKTLAQMYPAWKTIYDFLWLLGEAIFFYLPVAICWSTVKKMGGTPVLGIVLGITLVSPQLMNSYLLGQQIPEVWNFGWFTIEKVGYQAQVIPSILAGLALGWIETNLKKIIPAYLYLVVVPVVSLLLAVFLAHTLIGPFGRMIGDGVAWGVKGVMTGSFAPIGAALFGFLYAPLVITGVHQTTLAIDMQMIQSMGGTPVWPLIALSNIAQASAVLGIIIISRKINEREISVPAAISAYLGVTEPAMYGINLKYRFPMLCAMIGSALAGLICGLTGVMANGIGVGGLPGILSIQPQFWGIYALAMLVAIVVPLILTIMVYKRKESRGELPV; translated from the coding sequence ATGAGCAAAGTCAAACAACAAGACATCGATCAATTGATCGTACTGGTGGGAGGCAGAGAGAATATTGCCACCGTCAGTCACTGTATTACCCGACTACGTTTTGTATTAAATGACCCGTCGAAAGCCTCGCCAAAAGAAATTGAAAACTTATCGATGGTCAAAGGCTGTTTCACCAATGCTGGCCAATTTCAAGTGGTTATCGGGCCAGAAGTCGATGATTACTACCAAGCACTGATCGCCAAGATTGGCCAAAATGAAGCGGACAAAGAGCAAACCAAACTGGCGGCACGCCAGAATATGACGTGGTTTGAGCGCGGCATTTCTCACTTTGCTGAGATCTTCTTCCCGCTGTTACCGGCTCTGATCAGCGGGGGGTTGATCCTCGGTTTCCGTAACGTGATCGGTGATATCCCGATGACAGACGGCAAAACGCTGGCGCAGATGTATCCCGCATGGAAAACCATTTATGACTTCCTCTGGCTGCTGGGCGAAGCCATCTTCTTCTATCTACCAGTGGCTATCTGTTGGTCCACGGTGAAGAAAATGGGCGGCACGCCAGTCTTGGGGATTGTGCTGGGTATCACCTTGGTTTCTCCGCAACTCATGAATTCTTATCTGTTGGGTCAACAAATTCCTGAAGTATGGAATTTCGGCTGGTTCACCATTGAGAAAGTGGGCTATCAAGCGCAGGTCATCCCTTCAATTCTCGCGGGTTTGGCATTGGGCTGGATTGAAACTAACCTGAAGAAAATCATCCCCGCTTATCTGTATCTAGTCGTGGTGCCGGTGGTTTCATTGCTGTTAGCGGTGTTCCTGGCTCATACGCTGATCGGGCCATTTGGCCGTATGATTGGTGATGGGGTGGCATGGGGCGTGAAAGGGGTGATGACGGGCAGTTTTGCACCGATTGGGGCTGCGCTGTTTGGCTTCCTATATGCACCGCTAGTGATCACTGGTGTGCACCAAACGACGCTAGCTATCGATATGCAGATGATTCAGAGCATGGGTGGCACACCTGTCTGGCCACTGATTGCACTGTCTAACATCGCGCAGGCGTCTGCGGTTCTGGGCATCATCATCATTAGCCGTAAGATTAACGAGCGTGAGATTTCAGTACCGGCAGCCATTTCAGCCTATCTCGGTGTGACCGAACCGGCGATGTACGGTATCAACTTGAAGTATCGCTTCCCCATGCTGTGCGCCATGATTGGCTCGGCCTTGGCGGGCCTGATTTGCGGGTTAACAGGCGTGATGGCGAATGGCATTGGTGTCGGCGGTTTACCGGGGATTTTATCCATTCAGCCGCAGTTCTGGGGTATCTATGCCTTGGCAATGCTCGTGGCGATTGTGGTGCCATTGATACTGACGATTATGGTTTATAAGCGTAAAGAGAGTCGTGGCGAACTGCCAGTCTGA
- a CDS encoding DgaE family pyridoxal phosphate-dependent ammonia lyase, with product MSSVYEKYQLKQVINASGRMTMLGVSTPRQDVVDAVELGLNHYFVMKDLVNNTGAYIANLLNVESAVVVSCASAGIAQSVAAVIVKDDANLLVNLHAAPRTVPHEIVLPKGHNVNFGAPVDTMVTLGGGKVVEAGYANECLPEQLEAAITPNTAAILYIKSHHCVQKSILSVEQAVVIARKHQVPLIVDAAAEEDLLCYYQMGADLVIYSGAKAIEGPTSGLVLGKKTYVDWVKLQSNGIGRAMKVGKEGILGLTRAIESYMTLEKETGQQMVAKMAPFIAQLNTIDGVSAQVVWDAAGRDIARTEISFDEAKIGRSTPDLVDALKNGDIAIYFRAYKANEGKIEVDVRSVTAPQLETIYSCINRLVKGA from the coding sequence ATGTCTTCAGTTTATGAAAAATACCAGTTAAAACAGGTTATTAATGCATCTGGCCGTATGACGATGCTCGGTGTTTCAACGCCACGACAAGATGTGGTTGATGCGGTGGAATTAGGCCTGAACCATTACTTTGTCATGAAAGATCTGGTGAATAACACCGGTGCTTACATTGCCAATTTATTGAATGTTGAGAGTGCAGTGGTAGTGTCCTGCGCTTCTGCGGGGATTGCACAATCTGTCGCGGCCGTCATCGTGAAAGATGACGCGAATTTGCTGGTCAATCTCCATGCTGCACCTCGTACCGTGCCTCACGAAATCGTGTTACCGAAGGGCCATAACGTTAACTTTGGTGCGCCAGTCGATACCATGGTGACACTCGGTGGCGGTAAAGTTGTGGAAGCCGGATACGCCAATGAATGTTTGCCGGAACAGCTTGAAGCCGCGATCACGCCAAATACAGCGGCTATCTTGTACATAAAATCCCACCATTGTGTGCAAAAAAGCATTTTGTCTGTTGAGCAGGCAGTGGTGATTGCCCGTAAGCATCAAGTCCCTCTGATAGTTGATGCGGCAGCGGAAGAAGATTTGCTGTGCTACTACCAAATGGGCGCTGACTTGGTGATTTATAGCGGGGCCAAAGCCATTGAAGGGCCAACCAGCGGGTTGGTTCTTGGCAAGAAAACCTATGTCGATTGGGTGAAGTTGCAATCAAACGGCATTGGACGTGCGATGAAAGTCGGTAAAGAGGGGATCCTCGGCCTGACTCGCGCGATTGAAAGCTACATGACACTGGAAAAAGAGACTGGGCAGCAGATGGTGGCGAAGATGGCACCTTTCATTGCACAGCTGAATACCATCGACGGCGTATCAGCCCAAGTGGTCTGGGATGCTGCTGGGCGCGATATTGCTCGCACAGAAATCAGTTTTGATGAGGCCAAGATTGGCCGCTCAACACCTGATCTGGTGGATGCGTTAAAAAATGGCGATATCGCTATTTATTTCCGTGCTTATAAAGCGAATGAAGGCAAAATTGAGGTGGACGTTCGCAGCGTCACGGCACCGCAACTTGAGACAATTTACAGCTGCATCAATCGCTTGGTGAAGGGAGCCTAA